GCGCTCCAGCGAAGTTGGGGCGCGACGACTACCCCCCGCCTCGGGGGGATGGGGGGGCCAGCGGAGGCGCCCGAGCGAGCCAACGCCGTCGAGGCGAGGAGGTCCGAAGCGAGGCACGGCGCCCCGGCGCACGTGCTAATCCTCCCGCCGGGCGAAGAAGAGCGCTCCGAGGAGCGCCGCGAGGAAGAGGACCGCCAGCAGCTCGAACGGGAGCACGAAGCGGGTCAGGAGGTCGCGGCCGATCTGCTGCGTGAGATCGCCGGTGAGCGGCGGGCGCTCCCGGGGCAGATTCCCCCGCGTCAGGAAGAGGAGGAGCGCCACCAGCACCGTGACGGAGACAATCGCCCCGTTGGCGAGCTGACGGTTGGTCTGGGTCAGCCGCTCGCCCACGAGCCGCTCGGTGAGCATGATGGCGAAGACGACGATCGTGACCACGCCCCCGGCGTAGAGGAGGATCTGGACCGCGGCCAGGAACTCGGCCTCGAGATGGAGGAAGAGCCCGGCTGTCGTGACCAGGGCGACGGCCAGGTAGAGGACCGAGTGGAAGAGATTCCGGGAGAGGACGACGGCGAGACTGGAGGCCAGGAGCACGAGGGCCAGCCCCCAGAACGCCGCCGCCCCGAGGCTCACTCGCCGCCCTCTTTGGCTGCGCCCTTTTCGGCTTTGGGAGGAGCCTGCATCGCGCGGAGCCGGGTCCCCGTGGCCCAGGAGGGGGCGAACTGGCGCCCGAGATGGTGGAGCCGGTCCTTGTCCAGGAGCAGCTCGCGGCGGTCCGAGGTGGCCAGGTCGAACGTCTTCAGCATGATGATGGCGTCGGTGGGGCAGACCTGGACGCAGAGCTCGCAGAACTCGCAGGCGTAGAGCTCGAGCGTGAACGTCCTGGCGTAGTTGCGCTTCTCGCCCTTCAGCATCTCCACCTTGATGACCTGCGGCGGGCAGACGTACTCGCAGAGCCGGCAGCCGATGCACGCCTCCTCGCCGGTCTCCTCATAGACCAGCGCCAGGACTCCGCGGAAGCGATCGGGGTAGGGCCGCGTCACGTCGGGGTACCGCACCGTCACCGGCTTCCTGAAGAGGTTGCGGAACGTGACAGCCATAGCCAGGCCGACAGCCTTCGCCACCTCCCAGCTCTCCCGGAGGAACCCGTTACGCACCGCCGCCTCCCAGGGCCACCACGACGCTCGTGGCCATGA
This region of Candidatus Rokuibacteriota bacterium genomic DNA includes:
- a CDS encoding NADH-quinone oxidoreductase subunit J, whose protein sequence is MSLGAAAFWGLALVLLASSLAVVLSRNLFHSVLYLAVALVTTAGLFLHLEAEFLAAVQILLYAGGVVTIVVFAIMLTERLVGERLTQTNRQLANGAIVSVTVLVALLLFLTRGNLPRERPPLTGDLTQQIGRDLLTRFVLPFELLAVLFLAALLGALFFARRED
- a CDS encoding NADH-quinone oxidoreductase subunit I yields the protein MRNGFLRESWEVAKAVGLAMAVTFRNLFRKPVTVRYPDVTRPYPDRFRGVLALVYEETGEEACIGCRLCEYVCPPQVIKVEMLKGEKRNYARTFTLELYACEFCELCVQVCPTDAIIMLKTFDLATSDRRELLLDKDRLHHLGRQFAPSWATGTRLRAMQAPPKAEKGAAKEGGE